The Molothrus aeneus isolate 106 chromosome 15, BPBGC_Maene_1.0, whole genome shotgun sequence genome includes a region encoding these proteins:
- the MRNIP gene encoding MRN complex-interacting protein — protein MAQQFWVLRCCCCRRFQGQQAKRSGRWSCSVCGQRQAVQKVYGQGSGLECRRHVQKLNLLQGEAEEVLGWTSWCVEDSVNDSKNRAAQHEDSSVQQEGRTEGSRWSKYLDQESEDQDEEEAALGRQQFCSQRKNTVGEQRKHPKRFLSSDVPEHAEESGVSQLVYQAKKVKTTECKKSFVAVPDGHDGNAGSGGSVVPAVCETVVSENTQPPTACTKPSKWGKFLSSSDSSSEHAAAVTMALQEGRGGVGLDSTAAGGAWRCSGQAGRTLPQGTGFKFKKSVASTEDLASTLPSSRCSVEDVLRKPHNQVVREGSAAENTAGRCCLATTGRPNTLVKSNPGPKLSNISCEQLFCTGEEFDDDL, from the exons ATGGCGCAGCAGTTCTGGGTTCTgcggtgctgctgctgccgccgcttccaggggcagcag GCCAAGCGCAGCGGGCGGTGGAGCTGCAGCGTGTGCGGCCAGCGCCAGGCCGTGCAGAAG GTTTATGGGCAGGGCTCGGGCCTGGAGTGCAGGCGCCACGTCCAGAAGCTGAACTTGCTGCAGGGTGAAGCAGAGGAGGTGCTTGGTTGGACATCTTG GTGTGTAGAAGACTCTGtaaatgacagcaaaaatagAGCAGCACAGCATGAGGACAGTTCAGTCCAGCAG GAGGGAAGGACAGAAGGCAGTCGCTGGAGTAAATATCTGGACCAGGAGAGTGAGGATCAAGAtgaggaggaggcagctctgggaaggCAACAGTTCTGTTCCCAGAGAAAGAACACTGTGGGAGAACAAAG GAAACACCCGAAGCGCTTCCTCTCCAGCGATGTTCCGGAGCATGCAGAAGAAAGTGGAGTTTCTCAGCTTGTCTATCAAGCCAAAAAAGTTAAAACTACTGAG TGCAAGAAATCCTTTGTAGCAGTGCCTGATGGACATGATGGAAATGCTGGTTCTGGAGGCAGTGTGGTTCCTGCTGTCTGTGAGACTGTAGTGTCTGAGAACACACAGCCCCCAACTGCTTGTACCAAACCATCCAAGTGGGGAAAATTTCTCTCATCATCTGACAGCTCTAGTGAACATGCTGCTGCAGTGACCATGGCACTGCAAGAAGGCAGGGGAGGTGTGGGGCtggacagcacagctgctggtggGGCCTGGAGGTGCTCAGGACAGGCTGGAAGAACTCTGCCTCAGGGTActggttttaaatttaaaaagtctgTTGCTAGCACTGAGGATCTGGCCTCAacactgcccagcagcaggtgctcagTTGAGGATGTGCTCAGAAAACCTCACAACCAGGTGGTAAGGGAGGGATCTGCTGCAGAGAACACTGCAGGAAGGTGCTGCTTGGCTACCACAGGGAGGCCAAACACCCTTGTTAAATCTAACCCTGGGCCAAAGCTGAGCAACATTTCTTGTGAGCAACTCTTCTGCACAGGTGAGGAGTTTGATGATGATCTCTGA
- the SQSTM1 gene encoding sequestosome-1 isoform X2: protein MAALTVKAYLLGKEETAREIRRFTLPPPARYRAIYDRVAELFQGLLRAGPPPAFRMHYKDEDGDLIAFSSDEELELAMPYVRDGVFRVYIKEKKECKREHRSQCSQEPPRNMVHPNVICDGCEGPVVGTRFKCSVCPDYDLCSTCEGKGIHKEHNMVMFQSPLLNPFEWLPRGRWLRKMRHGVPPFPWMHCWGYPGPAAPCQNSEQAEATAAAPSAPAADGIEVDIDVEHGGQRSKVTPTSANQEKTNAEATSSASTQNVQTKADWNNTESAAQVNVIAEQMQDMVVDPVPTQMEDGSFHSQEHSESSSSSGGEEDWTHLSSKEVDPSTGELQSLQMPDTDGPSSLDVPRDPPQPGPTGLREAALYPHLPPEADPRLIESLSQMLSMGFSDEGGWLTRLLQTKNCDIGAALDAIQYSKQPPHL, encoded by the exons ATGGCGGCGCTGACGGTGAAAGCCTACCTGCTGGGCAAGGAGGAGACGGCCCGCGAGATCCGCCGCTTCACCCTGCCGCCTCCCGCTCGCTACCGGGCCATCTACGACCGCGTCGCCGAGCTCTTCCAGGGGCTGCTGCGGGCCGGGCCGCCGCCCGCCTTCCGCATGCACTACAAGG ATGAGGACGGGGACCTGATCGCTTTTTCCTCCGACGAGGAGCTGGAGTTGGCGATGCCCTACGTGCGGGATGGCGTATTCCGTGTTTATATCAAAG agaaaaaggagTGCAAGCGGGAGCACCGCTCGCAGTGCAGCCAGGAGCCTCCCCGCAACATGGTGCACCCCAACGTCATCTGTGACGGCTGTGAGGGACCTGTGGTGGGCACCAGGTTCAAGTGCAGTGTCTGCCCAGACTACGACCTGTGCAGCACCTGTGAGGGGAAGGGCATCCACAAGGAGCACAACATGGTGATGTTCCAAAGCCCACTGCTTAATCCATTTGAG TGGCTTCCCCGAGGACGCTGGCTCCGTAAAATGCGCCATGGAGTTCCACCCTTCCCGTGGATGCACTGCTGGGGCTATCCTgggcctgcagctccctgccagaaCTCGGAGCAAGCTGAAGCCACCGCTGCAGCCCCCAGTGCACCTGCTGCAGACG GTATTGAAGTTGATATCGATGTGGAACACGGAGGACAGAGAAGCAAAGTGACTCCCACTTCTGCCAACCAAGAGAAGACCAATGCTGAGGCAACCAGCAGTGCTTCAACCCAGAATGTTCAGACCAAAGCAGACTGGAATAACACAGAATCTGCTGCACAAGTAAATGTCATTGCAGAACAGATGCAAGACATGGTGGTAGATCCTGTGCCCACACAAATGGAAGATGGCAGCTTCCACTCCCAG gaACACAGTGAGTCTAGCAGTTCATCGGGGGGTGAGGAGGACTGGACCCACTTATCATCCAAAGAAGTGGATCCTTCCACAGGTGAACTGCAGTCTCTGCAGATGCCAGACACAGACGGTCCCAGCTCCCTGGATGTGCCTCGGGATCCTCCCCAGCCAGGACCTACAGGACTGCGAGAAGCTGCTCTCTACCCACACCTGCCCCCAG AAGCTGATCCTCGCCTCATCGAGTCTCTGTCCCAGATGCTCTCCATGGGCTTCTCTGATGAGGGTGGATGGCTCACTCGGCTCCTGCAGACCAAGAACTGCGACATTGGGGCAGCACTAGATGCCATCCAGTATTCTAAGCAGCCACCTCACTTGTAG
- the SQSTM1 gene encoding sequestosome-1 isoform X1 codes for MAALTVKAYLLGKEETAREIRRFTLPPPARYRAIYDRVAELFQGLLRAGPPPAFRMHYKDEDGDLIAFSSDEELELAMPYVRDGVFRVYIKEKKECKREHRSQCSQEPPRNMVHPNVICDGCEGPVVGTRFKCSVCPDYDLCSTCEGKGIHKEHNMVMFQSPLLNPFEWLPRGRWLRKMRHGVPPFPWMHCWGYPGPAAPCQNSEQAEATAAAPSAPAADEASTNSQPQDPNVTFLKNVGESVAAFLSPLGIEVDIDVEHGGQRSKVTPTSANQEKTNAEATSSASTQNVQTKADWNNTESAAQVNVIAEQMQDMVVDPVPTQMEDGSFHSQEHSESSSSSGGEEDWTHLSSKEVDPSTGELQSLQMPDTDGPSSLDVPRDPPQPGPTGLREAALYPHLPPEADPRLIESLSQMLSMGFSDEGGWLTRLLQTKNCDIGAALDAIQYSKQPPHL; via the exons ATGGCGGCGCTGACGGTGAAAGCCTACCTGCTGGGCAAGGAGGAGACGGCCCGCGAGATCCGCCGCTTCACCCTGCCGCCTCCCGCTCGCTACCGGGCCATCTACGACCGCGTCGCCGAGCTCTTCCAGGGGCTGCTGCGGGCCGGGCCGCCGCCCGCCTTCCGCATGCACTACAAGG ATGAGGACGGGGACCTGATCGCTTTTTCCTCCGACGAGGAGCTGGAGTTGGCGATGCCCTACGTGCGGGATGGCGTATTCCGTGTTTATATCAAAG agaaaaaggagTGCAAGCGGGAGCACCGCTCGCAGTGCAGCCAGGAGCCTCCCCGCAACATGGTGCACCCCAACGTCATCTGTGACGGCTGTGAGGGACCTGTGGTGGGCACCAGGTTCAAGTGCAGTGTCTGCCCAGACTACGACCTGTGCAGCACCTGTGAGGGGAAGGGCATCCACAAGGAGCACAACATGGTGATGTTCCAAAGCCCACTGCTTAATCCATTTGAG TGGCTTCCCCGAGGACGCTGGCTCCGTAAAATGCGCCATGGAGTTCCACCCTTCCCGTGGATGCACTGCTGGGGCTATCCTgggcctgcagctccctgccagaaCTCGGAGCAAGCTGAAGCCACCGCTGCAGCCCCCAGTGCACCTGCTGCAGACG AAGCTTCTACTAACAGCCAGCCTCAGGACCCCAATGTCACCTTCCTAAAGAATGTTGGGGAGAGTGTTGCAGCTTTTCTGAGTCCCCTGG GTATTGAAGTTGATATCGATGTGGAACACGGAGGACAGAGAAGCAAAGTGACTCCCACTTCTGCCAACCAAGAGAAGACCAATGCTGAGGCAACCAGCAGTGCTTCAACCCAGAATGTTCAGACCAAAGCAGACTGGAATAACACAGAATCTGCTGCACAAGTAAATGTCATTGCAGAACAGATGCAAGACATGGTGGTAGATCCTGTGCCCACACAAATGGAAGATGGCAGCTTCCACTCCCAG gaACACAGTGAGTCTAGCAGTTCATCGGGGGGTGAGGAGGACTGGACCCACTTATCATCCAAAGAAGTGGATCCTTCCACAGGTGAACTGCAGTCTCTGCAGATGCCAGACACAGACGGTCCCAGCTCCCTGGATGTGCCTCGGGATCCTCCCCAGCCAGGACCTACAGGACTGCGAGAAGCTGCTCTCTACCCACACCTGCCCCCAG AAGCTGATCCTCGCCTCATCGAGTCTCTGTCCCAGATGCTCTCCATGGGCTTCTCTGATGAGGGTGGATGGCTCACTCGGCTCCTGCAGACCAAGAACTGCGACATTGGGGCAGCACTAGATGCCATCCAGTATTCTAAGCAGCCACCTCACTTGTAG